One Weissella ceti DNA window includes the following coding sequences:
- a CDS encoding hydroxymethylglutaryl-CoA synthase, with amino-acid sequence MNIGIDKINFFSPNLYVDMVDLAEARGEDPNKYLIGIGQTQQAVIPATQDIVTMAANAADSMLSDSDREDIEEIIVATESGIDQSKSAAVYVQSLLGINRFARTIEMKQACYAGTYGLMHARDFVAAHPDKKVLVIASDIARYGLETGGEVTQGGGAVAMLVSANPRLVTINPDSVYMTADIMDFWRPNYTSEAVVDGKFSANIYRDFFGELWNRYKEKNGASLDELSAFVYHLPFTKMGLKALRDILPEVNEDKQAELLAAFEDSRDYNKQIGNLYTGSTYLSLLSLLDNTTTLKAGDRIGVFSYGSGAEGEVFSMTVQPEFKAAVSEVAFKDMVAARQRVSVAEYETIFKSVLSGSADRELDISSDPARFVLQGLKEQQRQYVDQQG; translated from the coding sequence ATGAATATTGGAATTGATAAAATTAATTTCTTCTCCCCAAATCTATATGTAGATATGGTGGACTTGGCAGAAGCTCGTGGCGAAGATCCAAACAAGTATTTGATTGGAATTGGTCAAACACAACAAGCTGTTATTCCAGCCACACAAGACATTGTGACAATGGCGGCCAATGCAGCTGACAGCATGTTAAGTGATAGTGACCGTGAAGACATTGAAGAAATCATTGTCGCCACTGAATCAGGGATTGATCAATCAAAGTCGGCTGCTGTTTATGTTCAAAGTCTACTTGGGATTAATCGTTTTGCACGTACAATTGAAATGAAGCAAGCATGTTATGCTGGAACTTATGGACTAATGCATGCGCGTGATTTTGTCGCTGCACATCCGGATAAAAAAGTGCTCGTTATCGCAAGTGACATTGCACGTTACGGCCTAGAAACGGGTGGTGAAGTGACTCAAGGTGGTGGTGCTGTTGCAATGTTGGTATCAGCAAACCCACGTTTGGTGACAATTAACCCCGATAGTGTCTACATGACTGCAGATATTATGGATTTCTGGCGTCCGAATTACACAAGCGAAGCGGTCGTTGATGGGAAGTTCTCAGCTAATATCTACCGTGATTTCTTTGGCGAATTGTGGAATCGATACAAGGAAAAGAATGGGGCATCATTAGATGAACTATCAGCCTTTGTTTATCACCTACCATTTACAAAAATGGGCTTAAAGGCATTGCGTGACATTTTGCCAGAAGTCAATGAAGACAAGCAGGCAGAATTGTTAGCAGCGTTTGAAGATAGTCGTGACTATAACAAGCAAATTGGTAACCTGTACACTGGGTCAACTTACTTGAGCCTATTGTCATTGTTAGACAACACAACAACCCTTAAGGCTGGTGATCGTATTGGCGTATTCTCATATGGATCAGGGGCTGAAGGTGAAGTGTTCTCAATGACTGTACAACCTGAATTTAAAGCTGCAGTATCAGAAGTTGCTTTCAAGGACATGGTTGCAGCACGTCAACGTGTATCAGTGGCAGAATATGAAACAATTTTTAAGTCAGTGCTATCAGGTTCTGCAGATCGTGAACTAGATATTAGTTCTGATCCAGCACGATTTGTATTGCAAGGATTAAAAGAACAACAACGTCAATACGTTGATCAACAAGGTTAA
- the coaBC gene encoding bifunctional phosphopantothenoylcysteine decarboxylase/phosphopantothenate--cysteine ligase CoaBC, translating to MFKDKKIVVMVSGGVAAYKAVILVRGLQKLGAHVRVVMSQAATEFVTPKTFAVLTNETVLTDLFASQDEQIGHIDLSDWADLMVVVPATANIIGKMANGIADDAISSVLSARHVPTFVAPAMNVHMFENSALQRNLALLEADGVHIIAPTTGLLAEGYEGKGRLPEPEEIIAQIDAYLNTEQRLVGKHILISAGGTIEPIDPVRFIGNRSSGKMGYALADEARKMGADVTLVSTVDRQIDSSVHVIHVESATEMEAAMQTALPKMDAVIMAAAVADFRVADVADHKIKKTDDSDTMTLSLVKNPDILAGLSQLKTTQMMVGFAAETQNVIDYAQSKLAKKNVDMIVANDVSQENVGFAHDTNAVSLVTKDKVENLPLADKHDIARAILTRISERLEK from the coding sequence ATGTTTAAAGATAAAAAAATTGTGGTTATGGTCAGTGGCGGTGTAGCTGCATACAAAGCCGTTATTTTAGTACGTGGACTCCAGAAATTAGGGGCACATGTTCGTGTTGTCATGTCACAAGCGGCAACAGAATTTGTCACGCCAAAAACATTCGCAGTATTAACAAACGAAACCGTCTTAACAGATTTGTTTGCATCACAAGATGAACAAATTGGCCATATTGATTTATCTGATTGGGCTGATTTGATGGTTGTGGTACCGGCCACTGCTAATATTATTGGGAAAATGGCCAATGGGATTGCGGATGACGCCATTAGTTCTGTTCTAAGCGCACGACATGTGCCGACATTTGTAGCACCAGCAATGAATGTACACATGTTTGAAAACTCAGCCTTACAACGTAATTTAGCCTTGCTTGAAGCCGATGGCGTCCATATTATTGCGCCAACGACAGGCCTATTAGCTGAAGGCTATGAAGGGAAAGGTCGCTTACCCGAACCTGAAGAAATCATTGCACAAATTGACGCTTACTTAAACACAGAACAACGTTTAGTCGGTAAGCATATCTTGATTAGTGCAGGGGGAACTATTGAACCAATCGATCCAGTACGATTTATTGGGAATCGTTCATCAGGTAAAATGGGTTATGCATTAGCGGATGAAGCTCGTAAAATGGGCGCAGATGTAACTCTTGTATCTACTGTAGATCGTCAAATTGATTCGTCAGTACATGTTATTCATGTTGAATCAGCAACTGAAATGGAAGCTGCTATGCAAACGGCATTGCCGAAGATGGACGCAGTTATTATGGCAGCGGCTGTTGCGGACTTCCGTGTTGCTGATGTTGCCGACCACAAAATTAAAAAGACAGATGATTCTGATACAATGACTTTATCATTGGTGAAGAATCCTGATATTTTAGCTGGACTAAGTCAACTGAAAACAACACAAATGATGGTTGGTTTTGCGGCTGAAACACAAAACGTGATTGATTATGCACAAAGCAAACTGGCAAAGAAAAATGTTGATATGATCGTTGCCAATGATGTGTCACAAGAGAATGTTGGCTTTGCACATGATACAAATGCTGTTAGTCTAGTAACGAAGGATAAGGTAGAAAACTTACCTTTGGCTGACAAACATGATATTGCCCGCGCTATTTTAACGCGTATTAGTGAAAGGTTAGAAAAGTAG
- a CDS encoding helix-turn-helix domain-containing protein — MNLLRWMLDRHEQEILELHDYLILHEGEKLLLKTVIEELGWSRYRVVTAFNSLIDDLNLVHQHAVSEEKFVYDTKYIEVKKQNQAAVLELEHYYRQNSVVWWFLIDSLLENVTSYENFAVKHNTSVSVIRSSKERATEALGKHGIKITKNNHLVGDEATLRTFFVHIMNQYHSYTEMPLNEIENAEIEEIVDAIMDIFDIENRQSLRQSLRTQVMILSVRIRNGHYLRDADLPKFVRPWQDWPEEDQEKYKAFRELFQELFELPEHIERTEVLFSILALFVSGVVRSVPRAMMTDKVGNNFSEDRKRFVSIFEQFFGTELPTEYQKQLGLAIVGPNMRQAYFESTYDRKKTSMQFLEENFPVQSHFVDCVMEDFKRQRLMWTPNADEKIANLSQEHFNAVVAIIPANMILPKIHVSLDFVYSPGLETVLHRILESQWQVNFVFNESDAPDFYISDMELDSFDASKAFVWTTFPDATTLSQFIKEAMSLSEKKFLASRHVSDWDELKESIHVEI, encoded by the coding sequence ATGAATCTTTTACGTTGGATGTTGGACCGACATGAACAAGAAATATTAGAATTGCATGACTATCTGATATTACATGAAGGGGAAAAACTGTTGCTTAAAACGGTGATCGAAGAGTTGGGATGGTCACGTTATCGTGTTGTAACAGCTTTTAATAGCTTGATTGATGATTTAAATTTGGTTCATCAACATGCTGTTTCCGAAGAAAAATTTGTTTATGACACGAAATATATTGAAGTAAAAAAACAAAATCAAGCAGCAGTTCTAGAATTGGAACATTATTATCGCCAAAATTCGGTTGTTTGGTGGTTCTTAATTGACAGCTTGCTGGAAAATGTTACTTCATATGAGAATTTTGCGGTTAAACATAATACAAGTGTGTCGGTTATTCGTTCATCTAAAGAACGTGCAACTGAAGCATTAGGTAAGCATGGTATTAAAATTACAAAGAATAACCATTTGGTTGGTGATGAAGCAACGCTTCGTACTTTCTTTGTTCATATTATGAATCAATATCATAGCTATACAGAAATGCCGTTAAATGAAATTGAAAATGCGGAGATTGAAGAGATTGTCGATGCAATCATGGATATTTTTGACATTGAAAATCGTCAATCATTACGTCAATCATTACGTACGCAAGTGATGATTCTGTCAGTTAGAATTCGTAACGGCCATTATTTGCGTGACGCAGATTTACCAAAATTTGTGCGTCCTTGGCAAGACTGGCCAGAAGAAGATCAAGAGAAATACAAGGCATTCCGAGAATTGTTCCAAGAATTGTTTGAATTACCAGAACATATTGAACGTACGGAAGTCCTATTTTCTATCTTGGCACTCTTTGTCAGTGGTGTCGTTCGTAGCGTGCCACGTGCAATGATGACTGATAAGGTCGGAAATAATTTTTCAGAAGATCGAAAGCGTTTTGTTTCTATATTTGAACAATTCTTTGGTACTGAATTGCCAACAGAATATCAAAAACAATTGGGGCTAGCGATTGTTGGACCAAATATGCGTCAAGCGTACTTTGAAAGCACGTATGATCGTAAAAAGACTAGTATGCAATTTTTGGAAGAAAACTTCCCAGTGCAATCTCATTTTGTTGATTGCGTGATGGAGGACTTTAAGCGTCAACGCTTAATGTGGACACCAAATGCAGATGAAAAGATTGCAAATCTTTCACAAGAACACTTTAATGCGGTGGTTGCGATTATTCCTGCAAACATGATTTTGCCAAAGATTCATGTTTCTTTGGATTTTGTGTATTCACCAGGACTAGAAACAGTCTTGCATCGTATTTTAGAAAGCCAATGGCAAGTTAATTTTGTCTTTAACGAGAGTGACGCACCGGATTTCTACATTTCAGATATGGAATTAGATTCATTTGATGCCTCAAAAGCCTTTGTCTGGACAACATTTCCAGATGCAACTACGTTGAGCCAATTTATTAAAGAAGCAATGTCATTGAGTGAAAAGAAATTCTTGGCCAGTCGCCACGTGTCTGATTGGGACGAATTAAAAGAAAGTATTCATGTTGAAATTTAA
- a CDS encoding N-acetylmuramoyl-L-alanine amidase: MGEKIKQKLIEYTIPLFISSIMIGLAAWLTMFLLYQQQVTVQVNEVPVRAERGYKAKQLGTLKQGEHLQILQTKDNWYEIRREDESKGWVASWLVERKQPLDKVTPMSEMTVVIDAGHGGTDPGSSANDGSEEKKYTLQTALKMQADLEARGAHVVMSRQGDTDVLLKTIAELPKKTAADLFVSIHFDAVKKNQARGFTTFYYHDDGSIEFAEAINNELEKRVPDKMPNRGNDFGDYYVLRRNTVPAVLIEGGYIDSDKDFAYIKDEKYQNNVADSVIAGIDAFTAKNVK; this comes from the coding sequence GTGGGGGAGAAGATTAAACAAAAGTTAATTGAATATACAATTCCATTGTTTATTTCAAGTATCATGATTGGTTTAGCTGCATGGCTAACCATGTTTTTGTTGTATCAACAACAAGTAACGGTGCAGGTTAATGAAGTGCCAGTACGAGCAGAACGAGGGTACAAAGCGAAACAATTGGGAACCTTGAAGCAAGGCGAACACCTGCAAATTTTGCAAACCAAGGATAATTGGTATGAAATTCGTCGCGAAGATGAATCAAAGGGATGGGTTGCGAGTTGGTTAGTTGAACGTAAGCAACCTCTTGATAAGGTAACGCCTATGTCAGAAATGACAGTTGTTATTGATGCCGGTCATGGTGGAACTGACCCAGGTTCATCAGCGAATGACGGATCTGAGGAAAAGAAGTACACGCTACAAACCGCATTAAAGATGCAAGCTGATTTAGAAGCACGTGGTGCCCATGTGGTTATGTCACGCCAAGGGGACACAGATGTCCTGTTGAAGACAATTGCTGAATTACCAAAGAAGACGGCGGCTGACTTGTTCGTTTCAATTCATTTTGATGCGGTTAAGAAGAACCAAGCCCGTGGATTTACTACTTTCTACTATCATGATGATGGTTCAATCGAATTTGCTGAAGCGATTAATAATGAACTAGAAAAGCGTGTGCCAGACAAGATGCCTAATCGTGGAAATGATTTTGGGGACTATTATGTCCTTCGTCGTAACACGGTGCCAGCTGTCTTGATCGAAGGTGGTTACATTGATTCTGATAAGGACTTTGCCTACATTAAGGATGAAAAGTATCAAAACAATGTGGCTGATAGTGTAATCGCTGGAATTGATGCATTTACAGCTAAAAACGTTAAGTAG
- a CDS encoding nucleoside 2-deoxyribosyltransferase produces MTKIYLAGPFFDEDQIDRISRMEEALTANPKVASFFSPRKAEFKDLVMGTPEWAAAVFDIDRTNIDAADVVTAVIDYEGTHVDPGTAWEIGYANAIGKPVILVKEKPAGSVNLMMGVPAHAVLTDVAEIETYDFDAMPVSSWQGDMF; encoded by the coding sequence ATGACAAAGATTTACCTAGCAGGACCATTTTTTGATGAAGACCAAATTGATCGTATCAGCCGTATGGAAGAGGCTTTAACAGCTAATCCAAAGGTAGCATCATTCTTTAGTCCACGAAAAGCAGAATTCAAAGACTTGGTAATGGGTACGCCTGAATGGGCAGCGGCTGTATTTGATATTGATCGTACCAACATTGATGCTGCTGATGTTGTCACAGCTGTGATTGACTACGAAGGAACTCATGTTGATCCTGGAACTGCGTGGGAAATTGGATATGCTAATGCAATTGGTAAGCCAGTTATCTTGGTAAAAGAAAAGCCAGCTGGTAGTGTTAATCTGATGATGGGTGTCCCAGCACATGCTGTTTTGACAGATGTAGCGGAGATTGAAACATATGATTTTGATGCCATGCCTGTAAGTTCATGGCAAGGTGACATGTTTTAA
- the hisS gene encoding histidine--tRNA ligase — protein sequence MAKSNFQKPKGTADLLPGESYKWHFVEETARLLFSDYQYQEIRTPLFENFDVFARSAGDTSDVVTKEMYDFYDKGERHIALRPEGTAGVVRSFVENKLFGPEFQKPYKAFYIGPMFRYERPQAGRMRQFHQIGVEALGSESPALDAETIAMAVDFFQTLGLTDLKVTINSLGDPESREAYRQALINYLRPLADELSADSKQRLEQNPLRVLDSKDAHDQELVADAPSILDYLTPEAQLHWDKVQTYLDALGLDYEIDANTVRGLDYYNHTIFEIMTQSAVLGRGWTTIAGGGRYNGLVQEFGGPEMPGVGFGIGLERLMLLLNDMDANLGMAPKVDIFVANQGEGTDVAAMQMLQAVRSFGYSAERDYQDRKLKGQFKAADRMQARYMIIIGERELADQVANLKDLETGAERTEKLTDLYTALPDLLETTVIDGE from the coding sequence ATGGCAAAATCAAATTTTCAAAAGCCAAAGGGAACAGCTGATCTGTTGCCAGGAGAATCATACAAGTGGCATTTCGTCGAAGAAACAGCCCGTCTATTGTTCTCTGATTACCAATACCAAGAAATTCGCACACCATTGTTTGAAAACTTTGATGTCTTTGCGCGTTCAGCAGGAGACACTTCAGATGTTGTAACAAAGGAAATGTATGACTTTTACGATAAGGGTGAACGTCACATTGCCCTTCGTCCAGAAGGAACAGCTGGAGTAGTTCGTTCATTCGTTGAAAACAAGTTGTTTGGGCCTGAATTCCAAAAGCCATACAAGGCGTTCTACATCGGACCAATGTTCCGTTACGAACGTCCACAAGCAGGGCGTATGCGTCAATTCCACCAAATCGGTGTAGAAGCATTGGGTTCAGAGTCACCAGCCCTTGATGCAGAAACAATCGCCATGGCCGTTGATTTCTTCCAAACACTTGGATTGACGGACTTGAAGGTGACGATTAACTCACTTGGTGATCCAGAATCACGTGAAGCTTACCGTCAAGCTTTGATCAACTACCTACGTCCATTGGCTGATGAATTGTCAGCTGATTCAAAGCAACGTTTGGAACAAAACCCACTACGTGTTTTGGATTCAAAGGATGCACATGACCAAGAATTGGTTGCGGACGCACCATCAATCTTGGATTACCTAACACCAGAAGCACAATTGCACTGGGATAAGGTCCAAACTTACTTGGATGCATTGGGGTTGGATTACGAAATCGATGCAAACACAGTTCGTGGACTTGACTACTACAACCACACAATCTTTGAAATCATGACACAAAGCGCAGTACTTGGTCGTGGTTGGACAACGATTGCTGGTGGTGGTCGTTACAATGGGCTTGTGCAAGAATTTGGTGGACCAGAAATGCCGGGTGTTGGATTCGGTATTGGACTAGAACGTTTGATGCTTTTGTTGAACGACATGGACGCTAACTTGGGGATGGCACCAAAAGTTGATATCTTTGTGGCTAATCAAGGTGAAGGAACTGATGTTGCAGCGATGCAAATGTTACAAGCAGTTCGTTCATTCGGTTACAGCGCTGAACGTGACTACCAAGACCGCAAGTTGAAGGGACAATTCAAGGCAGCTGATCGTATGCAAGCACGTTACATGATTATCATCGGTGAACGTGAATTGGCAGATCAAGTCGCGAACTTGAAGGACTTGGAAACAGGAGCCGAACGCACAGAAAAGCTAACTGACTTGTACACTGCATTGCCTGATTTGTTGGAAACAACTGTAATTGATGGAGAATAA